The Symphalangus syndactylus isolate Jambi chromosome 3, NHGRI_mSymSyn1-v2.1_pri, whole genome shotgun sequence genome has a segment encoding these proteins:
- the SIDT2 gene encoding SID1 transmembrane family member 2 isoform X5: MFALGLPFLVLLVASVESHLGVLGPKNVSQKDAEFERTYVDEVNSELVNIYTFNHTVTRNRTEGVRVSVNVLNKQKGAPLLFVVRQKEAVVSFQVPLILRGMFQRKYLYQKVERTLCQPPTKNESEIQFFYVDVSTLSPVNTTYQLRVSRMDDFVLRTGEQFSFNTTAAQPQYFKYEFPEGVGSVIVKVTSNKAFPCSVISIQDVLCPVYDLDNNVAFIGMYQTMTKKAAITVQRKDFPSNSFYVVVVVKTEDQACGGSLPFYPFVEDEPVDQGHRQKTLSVLVSQAVTSEAYVSGMLFCLGIFLSFYLLTVLLACWENWRQKKKTLLVAIDRACPESGHPRVLADSFPGSSPYEGYNYGSFENVSGSTDGLVDSAGTGDLSYGYQGHDQFKRRLPSGQMRQLCIAMGRSFESVGTRPRVDSMSSVEEDDYDTLTDIDSDKNVIRTKQYLYVADLARKDKRVLRKKYQIYFWNIATIAVFYALPVVQLVITYQTVVNVTGNQDICYYNFLCAHPLGNLSAFNNILSNLGYILLGLLFLLIILQREINHNRALLRNDLYALECGIPKHFGLFYAMGTALMMEGLLSACYHVCPNYTNFQFDTSFMYMIAGLCMLKLYQKRHPDINASAYSAYACLAIVIFFSVLGVVFGKGNTAFWIVFSIIHIIATLLLSTQLYYMGRWKLDSGIFRRILHVLYTDCIRQCSGPLYVDRMVLLVMGNVINWSLAAYGLIMRPNDFASYLLAIGICNLLLYFAFYIIMKLRSGERIKLIPLLCIVCTSVVWGFALFFFFQGLSTWQKTPAESREHNRDCILLDFFDDHDIWHFLSSIAMFGSFLVLLTLDDDLDTVQRDKIYVF; the protein is encoded by the exons ACAGAGGGCGTGCGTGTGTCTGTGAACGTCCTGAACAAGCAGAAGGGGGCACCTTTGCTGTTTGTGGTCCGCCAGAAGGAGGCTGTGGTGTCCTTCCAGGTGCCCCTAATCCTGCGAGGGAT GTTTCAGCGCAAATACCTCTACCAAAAAGTGGAACGAACCCTGTGTCAGCCCCCCACCAAGAATGAGTCGGAGATTCAGTTCTTCTACGTGGATGTGTCCACCCTGTCACCAGTCAACACCACATACCAGCTCCGGGTCAGCCGCATGGATGATTTTGTGCTCAG GACCGGGGAGCAGTTCAGCTTCAATACCACAGCAGCACAGCCCCAG TACTTCAAGTATGAGTTCCCTGAAGGCGTGGGCTCAGTAATTGTCAAGGTGACCTCCAACAAGGCCTTCCCCTGCTCGGTCATCTCCATTCAGGATGTGCTG TGTCCTGTCTATGACCTGGACAACAACGTAGCCTTCATCGGCATGTACCAGACTATGACCAAGAAGGCAGCCATCACCGTACAG CGCAAAGACTTCCCCAGCAACAGCTTttatgtggtggtggtggtgaagacCGAAGACCAAGCCTGCGGGGGCTCCCTGCCTTTCTACCCCTTTGTAGAAG ATGAACCGGTCGATCAAGGGCACCGCCAGAAAACCCTGTCAGTGCTGGTGTCTCAAGCAGTCACGT CTGAGGCATACGTCAGTGGGATGCTCTTTTGCCTGGGTATATTTCTCTCCTTTTACCTGCTGACCGTCCTACTGGCCTGCTGGGAGAACTGGAG GCAGAAGAAGAAGACCCTGCTGGTGGCCATTGACCGAGCCTGCCCAGAAAGCG GTCACCCTCGAGTCCTGGCTGATTCTTTTCCTGGCAGTTCCCCTTATGAGGGTTACAACTATGGCTCCTTTG AGAATGTTTCTGGATCTACTGATGGTCTGGTTGACAGCGCTGGCACTGGGGACCTCTCTTACGGTTACCAGG GGCACGACCAGTTCAAGCGGCGCCTCCCCTCTGGCCAGATGCGGCAGCTGTGCATTGCCATGG GCCGCTCCTTTGAGTCTGTGGGTACTCGGCCCCGAGTGGACTCCATGAGCTCTGTGGAGGAGGATGACTACGACACATTGACTGACATCGATTCCGACAAGAATGTCATTCGCACCAAG CAATACCTCTATGTGGCTGATCTGGCACGGAAGGACAAGCGTGTTCTGCGGAAAAAGTACCAGATCTACTTCTG GAACATCGCCACCATTGCTGTCTTCTATGCTCTTCCTGTGGTGCAGCTGGTGATCACCTACCAGACG GTGGTGAATGTCACAGGGAATCAGGACATCTGCTACTACAACTTCCTCTGCGCCCACCCACTGGGCAATCTCAG CGCCTTCAACAACATCCTCAGCAACCTGGGGTACATCCTGCTGGGGCTGCTTTTCCTGCTCATCATCCTGCAACGGGAGATCAACCACAACCGGGCCCTGCTGCGCAACGACCTCTATGCCTTG GAATGTGGGATCCCCAAACACTTTGGGTTGTTCTACGCCATGGGCACAGCCCTGATGATGGAGGGGCTGCTCAGTGCTTGCTATCATGTGTGCCCCAACTATACCAATTTCCAGTTCG ACACATCGTTCATGTACATGATCGCTGGACTCTGCATGTTGAAGCTGTACCAGAAGCGGCACCCAGACATCAATGCCAGTGCCTACAGTGCCTACGCCTGCCTGGCCATCGTCATCTTCTTCTCTGTGCTGGGCGTG GTCTTTGGCAAAGGGAACACAGCATTCTGGATCGTCTTCTCCATCATTCACATCATCGCCACCCTGCTCCTCAGCACGCAGCTCTATTACATGGGCCGCTGGAAACTGG ACTCGGGGATCTTCCGCCGCATCCTCCACGTGCTCTACACAGACTGCATCCGGCAGTGCAGCGGGCCGCTCTACGTG GACCGCATGGTGCTGCTGGTCATGGGCAACGTCATCAACTGGTCGCT GGCTGCCTATGGGCTTATCATGCGCCCCAATGATTTCGCCTCCTACTTGTTGGCCATTGGCATCTGCAACCTGCTCCTTTACTTCGCCTTCTACATCATCATGAAG CTCCGGAGTGGGGAGAGGATCAAGCTCATCCCCCTGCTCTGCATCGTTTGCACCTCCGTGGTCTGGGGCTTcgccctcttcttcttcttccagggACTCAGCACCTGGCAG AAAACCCCTGCGGAGTCGAGGGAGCACAACCGGGACTGCATCCTCCTTGACTTCTTTGACGACCATGACATCTGGCACTTCCTCTCCTCCATCGCCATGTTCGGGTCCTTCCTG GTGTTGCTGACACTGGATGACGACCTGGATACTGTGCAGCGGGACAAGATCTATGTCTTCTAG
- the SIDT2 gene encoding SID1 transmembrane family member 2 isoform X1 gives MFALGLPFLVLLVASVESHLGVLGPKNVSQKDAEFERTYVDEVNSELVNIYTFNHTVTRNRTEGVRVSVNVLNKQKGAPLLFVVRQKEAVVSFQVPLILRGMFQRKYLYQKVERTLCQPPTKNESEIQFFYVDVSTLSPVNTTYQLRVSRMDDFVLRTGEQFSFNTTAAQPQYFKYEFPEGVGSVIVKVTSNKAFPCSVISIQDVLCPVYDLDNNVAFIGMYQTMTKKAAITVQRKDFPSNSFYVVVVVKTEDQACGGSLPFYPFVEDEPVDQGHRQKTLSVLVSQAVTSEAYVSGMLFCLGIFLSFYLLTVLLACWENWSRETPYCSPPCEEPWDQRWRTVGHPWDIGMRVEWRGRRKSQPHTEGSLSCPIWVACGFCPCRQKKKTLLVAIDRACPESASLLGHPRVLADSFPGSSPYEGYNYGSFENVSGSTDGLVDSAGTGDLSYGYQGRSFESVGTRPRVDSMSSVEEDDYDTLTDIDSDKNVIRTKQYLYVADLARKDKRVLRKKYQIYFWNIATIAVFYALPVVQLVITYQTVVNVTGNQDICYYNFLCAHPLGNLSAFNNILSNLGYILLGLLFLLIILQREINHNRALLRNDLYALECGIPKHFGLFYAMGTALMMEGLLSACYHVCPNYTNFQFDTSFMYMIAGLCMLKLYQKRHPDINASAYSAYACLAIVIFFSVLGVVFGKGNTAFWIVFSIIHIIATLLLSTQLYYMGRWKLDSGIFRRILHVLYTDCIRQCSGPLYVDRMVLLVMGNVINWSLAAYGLIMRPNDFASYLLAIGICNLLLYFAFYIIMKLRSGERIKLIPLLCIVCTSVVWGFALFFFFQGLSTWQKTPAESREHNRDCILLDFFDDHDIWHFLSSIAMFGSFLVLLTLDDDLDTVQRDKIYVF, from the exons ACAGAGGGCGTGCGTGTGTCTGTGAACGTCCTGAACAAGCAGAAGGGGGCACCTTTGCTGTTTGTGGTCCGCCAGAAGGAGGCTGTGGTGTCCTTCCAGGTGCCCCTAATCCTGCGAGGGAT GTTTCAGCGCAAATACCTCTACCAAAAAGTGGAACGAACCCTGTGTCAGCCCCCCACCAAGAATGAGTCGGAGATTCAGTTCTTCTACGTGGATGTGTCCACCCTGTCACCAGTCAACACCACATACCAGCTCCGGGTCAGCCGCATGGATGATTTTGTGCTCAG GACCGGGGAGCAGTTCAGCTTCAATACCACAGCAGCACAGCCCCAG TACTTCAAGTATGAGTTCCCTGAAGGCGTGGGCTCAGTAATTGTCAAGGTGACCTCCAACAAGGCCTTCCCCTGCTCGGTCATCTCCATTCAGGATGTGCTG TGTCCTGTCTATGACCTGGACAACAACGTAGCCTTCATCGGCATGTACCAGACTATGACCAAGAAGGCAGCCATCACCGTACAG CGCAAAGACTTCCCCAGCAACAGCTTttatgtggtggtggtggtgaagacCGAAGACCAAGCCTGCGGGGGCTCCCTGCCTTTCTACCCCTTTGTAGAAG ATGAACCGGTCGATCAAGGGCACCGCCAGAAAACCCTGTCAGTGCTGGTGTCTCAAGCAGTCACGT CTGAGGCATACGTCAGTGGGATGCTCTTTTGCCTGGGTATATTTCTCTCCTTTTACCTGCTGACCGTCCTACTGGCCTGCTGGGAGAACTGGAG CAGGGAGACCCCATACTGCTCCCCACCCTGTGAGGAACCCTGGGACCAAAGGTGGAGGACAGTGGGACATCCCTGGGACATagggatgagagtggagtggagaggtagAAGGAAAAGCCAGCCCCATACGGAGGGATCCTTGTCCTGTCCCATCTGGGTGGCCTGTGGGTTCTGTCCATGCAGGCAGAAGAAGAAGACCCTGCTGGTGGCCATTGACCGAGCCTGCCCAGAAAGCG CTTCTCTCCTTG GTCACCCTCGAGTCCTGGCTGATTCTTTTCCTGGCAGTTCCCCTTATGAGGGTTACAACTATGGCTCCTTTG AGAATGTTTCTGGATCTACTGATGGTCTGGTTGACAGCGCTGGCACTGGGGACCTCTCTTACGGTTACCAGG GCCGCTCCTTTGAGTCTGTGGGTACTCGGCCCCGAGTGGACTCCATGAGCTCTGTGGAGGAGGATGACTACGACACATTGACTGACATCGATTCCGACAAGAATGTCATTCGCACCAAG CAATACCTCTATGTGGCTGATCTGGCACGGAAGGACAAGCGTGTTCTGCGGAAAAAGTACCAGATCTACTTCTG GAACATCGCCACCATTGCTGTCTTCTATGCTCTTCCTGTGGTGCAGCTGGTGATCACCTACCAGACG GTGGTGAATGTCACAGGGAATCAGGACATCTGCTACTACAACTTCCTCTGCGCCCACCCACTGGGCAATCTCAG CGCCTTCAACAACATCCTCAGCAACCTGGGGTACATCCTGCTGGGGCTGCTTTTCCTGCTCATCATCCTGCAACGGGAGATCAACCACAACCGGGCCCTGCTGCGCAACGACCTCTATGCCTTG GAATGTGGGATCCCCAAACACTTTGGGTTGTTCTACGCCATGGGCACAGCCCTGATGATGGAGGGGCTGCTCAGTGCTTGCTATCATGTGTGCCCCAACTATACCAATTTCCAGTTCG ACACATCGTTCATGTACATGATCGCTGGACTCTGCATGTTGAAGCTGTACCAGAAGCGGCACCCAGACATCAATGCCAGTGCCTACAGTGCCTACGCCTGCCTGGCCATCGTCATCTTCTTCTCTGTGCTGGGCGTG GTCTTTGGCAAAGGGAACACAGCATTCTGGATCGTCTTCTCCATCATTCACATCATCGCCACCCTGCTCCTCAGCACGCAGCTCTATTACATGGGCCGCTGGAAACTGG ACTCGGGGATCTTCCGCCGCATCCTCCACGTGCTCTACACAGACTGCATCCGGCAGTGCAGCGGGCCGCTCTACGTG GACCGCATGGTGCTGCTGGTCATGGGCAACGTCATCAACTGGTCGCT GGCTGCCTATGGGCTTATCATGCGCCCCAATGATTTCGCCTCCTACTTGTTGGCCATTGGCATCTGCAACCTGCTCCTTTACTTCGCCTTCTACATCATCATGAAG CTCCGGAGTGGGGAGAGGATCAAGCTCATCCCCCTGCTCTGCATCGTTTGCACCTCCGTGGTCTGGGGCTTcgccctcttcttcttcttccagggACTCAGCACCTGGCAG AAAACCCCTGCGGAGTCGAGGGAGCACAACCGGGACTGCATCCTCCTTGACTTCTTTGACGACCATGACATCTGGCACTTCCTCTCCTCCATCGCCATGTTCGGGTCCTTCCTG GTGTTGCTGACACTGGATGACGACCTGGATACTGTGCAGCGGGACAAGATCTATGTCTTCTAG
- the SIDT2 gene encoding SID1 transmembrane family member 2 isoform X4: MFALGLPFLVLLVASVESHLGVLGPKNVSQKDAEFERTYVDEVNSELVNIYTFNHTVTRNRTEGVRVSVNVLNKQKGAPLLFVVRQKEAVVSFQVPLILRGMFQRKYLYQKVERTLCQPPTKNESEIQFFYVDVSTLSPVNTTYQLRVSRMDDFVLRTGEQFSFNTTAAQPQYFKYEFPEGVGSVIVKVTSNKAFPCSVISIQDVLCPVYDLDNNVAFIGMYQTMTKKAAITVQRKDFPSNSFYVVVVVKTEDQACGGSLPFYPFVEDEPVDQGHRQKTLSVLVSQAVTSEAYVSGMLFCLGIFLSFYLLTVLLACWENWRETPYCSPPCEEPWDQRWRTVGHPWDIGMRVEWRGRRKSQPHTEGSLSCPIWVACGFCPCRQKKKTLLVAIDRACPESGHPRVLADSFPGSSPYEGYNYGSFENVSGSTDGLVDSAGTGDLSYGYQGRSFESVGTRPRVDSMSSVEEDDYDTLTDIDSDKNVIRTKQYLYVADLARKDKRVLRKKYQIYFWNIATIAVFYALPVVQLVITYQTVVNVTGNQDICYYNFLCAHPLGNLSAFNNILSNLGYILLGLLFLLIILQREINHNRALLRNDLYALECGIPKHFGLFYAMGTALMMEGLLSACYHVCPNYTNFQFDTSFMYMIAGLCMLKLYQKRHPDINASAYSAYACLAIVIFFSVLGVVFGKGNTAFWIVFSIIHIIATLLLSTQLYYMGRWKLDSGIFRRILHVLYTDCIRQCSGPLYVDRMVLLVMGNVINWSLAAYGLIMRPNDFASYLLAIGICNLLLYFAFYIIMKLRSGERIKLIPLLCIVCTSVVWGFALFFFFQGLSTWQKTPAESREHNRDCILLDFFDDHDIWHFLSSIAMFGSFLVLLTLDDDLDTVQRDKIYVF, translated from the exons ACAGAGGGCGTGCGTGTGTCTGTGAACGTCCTGAACAAGCAGAAGGGGGCACCTTTGCTGTTTGTGGTCCGCCAGAAGGAGGCTGTGGTGTCCTTCCAGGTGCCCCTAATCCTGCGAGGGAT GTTTCAGCGCAAATACCTCTACCAAAAAGTGGAACGAACCCTGTGTCAGCCCCCCACCAAGAATGAGTCGGAGATTCAGTTCTTCTACGTGGATGTGTCCACCCTGTCACCAGTCAACACCACATACCAGCTCCGGGTCAGCCGCATGGATGATTTTGTGCTCAG GACCGGGGAGCAGTTCAGCTTCAATACCACAGCAGCACAGCCCCAG TACTTCAAGTATGAGTTCCCTGAAGGCGTGGGCTCAGTAATTGTCAAGGTGACCTCCAACAAGGCCTTCCCCTGCTCGGTCATCTCCATTCAGGATGTGCTG TGTCCTGTCTATGACCTGGACAACAACGTAGCCTTCATCGGCATGTACCAGACTATGACCAAGAAGGCAGCCATCACCGTACAG CGCAAAGACTTCCCCAGCAACAGCTTttatgtggtggtggtggtgaagacCGAAGACCAAGCCTGCGGGGGCTCCCTGCCTTTCTACCCCTTTGTAGAAG ATGAACCGGTCGATCAAGGGCACCGCCAGAAAACCCTGTCAGTGCTGGTGTCTCAAGCAGTCACGT CTGAGGCATACGTCAGTGGGATGCTCTTTTGCCTGGGTATATTTCTCTCCTTTTACCTGCTGACCGTCCTACTGGCCTGCTGGGAGAACTGGAG GGAGACCCCATACTGCTCCCCACCCTGTGAGGAACCCTGGGACCAAAGGTGGAGGACAGTGGGACATCCCTGGGACATagggatgagagtggagtggagaggtagAAGGAAAAGCCAGCCCCATACGGAGGGATCCTTGTCCTGTCCCATCTGGGTGGCCTGTGGGTTCTGTCCATGCAGGCAGAAGAAGAAGACCCTGCTGGTGGCCATTGACCGAGCCTGCCCAGAAAGCG GTCACCCTCGAGTCCTGGCTGATTCTTTTCCTGGCAGTTCCCCTTATGAGGGTTACAACTATGGCTCCTTTG AGAATGTTTCTGGATCTACTGATGGTCTGGTTGACAGCGCTGGCACTGGGGACCTCTCTTACGGTTACCAGG GCCGCTCCTTTGAGTCTGTGGGTACTCGGCCCCGAGTGGACTCCATGAGCTCTGTGGAGGAGGATGACTACGACACATTGACTGACATCGATTCCGACAAGAATGTCATTCGCACCAAG CAATACCTCTATGTGGCTGATCTGGCACGGAAGGACAAGCGTGTTCTGCGGAAAAAGTACCAGATCTACTTCTG GAACATCGCCACCATTGCTGTCTTCTATGCTCTTCCTGTGGTGCAGCTGGTGATCACCTACCAGACG GTGGTGAATGTCACAGGGAATCAGGACATCTGCTACTACAACTTCCTCTGCGCCCACCCACTGGGCAATCTCAG CGCCTTCAACAACATCCTCAGCAACCTGGGGTACATCCTGCTGGGGCTGCTTTTCCTGCTCATCATCCTGCAACGGGAGATCAACCACAACCGGGCCCTGCTGCGCAACGACCTCTATGCCTTG GAATGTGGGATCCCCAAACACTTTGGGTTGTTCTACGCCATGGGCACAGCCCTGATGATGGAGGGGCTGCTCAGTGCTTGCTATCATGTGTGCCCCAACTATACCAATTTCCAGTTCG ACACATCGTTCATGTACATGATCGCTGGACTCTGCATGTTGAAGCTGTACCAGAAGCGGCACCCAGACATCAATGCCAGTGCCTACAGTGCCTACGCCTGCCTGGCCATCGTCATCTTCTTCTCTGTGCTGGGCGTG GTCTTTGGCAAAGGGAACACAGCATTCTGGATCGTCTTCTCCATCATTCACATCATCGCCACCCTGCTCCTCAGCACGCAGCTCTATTACATGGGCCGCTGGAAACTGG ACTCGGGGATCTTCCGCCGCATCCTCCACGTGCTCTACACAGACTGCATCCGGCAGTGCAGCGGGCCGCTCTACGTG GACCGCATGGTGCTGCTGGTCATGGGCAACGTCATCAACTGGTCGCT GGCTGCCTATGGGCTTATCATGCGCCCCAATGATTTCGCCTCCTACTTGTTGGCCATTGGCATCTGCAACCTGCTCCTTTACTTCGCCTTCTACATCATCATGAAG CTCCGGAGTGGGGAGAGGATCAAGCTCATCCCCCTGCTCTGCATCGTTTGCACCTCCGTGGTCTGGGGCTTcgccctcttcttcttcttccagggACTCAGCACCTGGCAG AAAACCCCTGCGGAGTCGAGGGAGCACAACCGGGACTGCATCCTCCTTGACTTCTTTGACGACCATGACATCTGGCACTTCCTCTCCTCCATCGCCATGTTCGGGTCCTTCCTG GTGTTGCTGACACTGGATGACGACCTGGATACTGTGCAGCGGGACAAGATCTATGTCTTCTAG
- the SIDT2 gene encoding SID1 transmembrane family member 2 isoform X2 codes for MFALGLPFLVLLVASVESHLGVLGPKNVSQKDAEFERTYVDEVNSELVNIYTFNHTVTRNRTEGVRVSVNVLNKQKGAPLLFVVRQKEAVVSFQVPLILRGMFQRKYLYQKVERTLCQPPTKNESEIQFFYVDVSTLSPVNTTYQLRVSRMDDFVLRTGEQFSFNTTAAQPQYFKYEFPEGVGSVIVKVTSNKAFPCSVISIQDVLCPVYDLDNNVAFIGMYQTMTKKAAITVQRKDFPSNSFYVVVVVKTEDQACGGSLPFYPFVEDEPVDQGHRQKTLSVLVSQAVTSEAYVSGMLFCLGIFLSFYLLTVLLACWENWRETPYCSPPCEEPWDQRWRTVGHPWDIGMRVEWRGRRKSQPHTEGSLSCPIWVACGFCPCRQKKKTLLVAIDRACPESASLLGHPRVLADSFPGSSPYEGYNYGSFENVSGSTDGLVDSAGTGDLSYGYQGRSFESVGTRPRVDSMSSVEEDDYDTLTDIDSDKNVIRTKQYLYVADLARKDKRVLRKKYQIYFWNIATIAVFYALPVVQLVITYQTVVNVTGNQDICYYNFLCAHPLGNLSAFNNILSNLGYILLGLLFLLIILQREINHNRALLRNDLYALECGIPKHFGLFYAMGTALMMEGLLSACYHVCPNYTNFQFDTSFMYMIAGLCMLKLYQKRHPDINASAYSAYACLAIVIFFSVLGVVFGKGNTAFWIVFSIIHIIATLLLSTQLYYMGRWKLDSGIFRRILHVLYTDCIRQCSGPLYVDRMVLLVMGNVINWSLAAYGLIMRPNDFASYLLAIGICNLLLYFAFYIIMKLRSGERIKLIPLLCIVCTSVVWGFALFFFFQGLSTWQKTPAESREHNRDCILLDFFDDHDIWHFLSSIAMFGSFLVLLTLDDDLDTVQRDKIYVF; via the exons ACAGAGGGCGTGCGTGTGTCTGTGAACGTCCTGAACAAGCAGAAGGGGGCACCTTTGCTGTTTGTGGTCCGCCAGAAGGAGGCTGTGGTGTCCTTCCAGGTGCCCCTAATCCTGCGAGGGAT GTTTCAGCGCAAATACCTCTACCAAAAAGTGGAACGAACCCTGTGTCAGCCCCCCACCAAGAATGAGTCGGAGATTCAGTTCTTCTACGTGGATGTGTCCACCCTGTCACCAGTCAACACCACATACCAGCTCCGGGTCAGCCGCATGGATGATTTTGTGCTCAG GACCGGGGAGCAGTTCAGCTTCAATACCACAGCAGCACAGCCCCAG TACTTCAAGTATGAGTTCCCTGAAGGCGTGGGCTCAGTAATTGTCAAGGTGACCTCCAACAAGGCCTTCCCCTGCTCGGTCATCTCCATTCAGGATGTGCTG TGTCCTGTCTATGACCTGGACAACAACGTAGCCTTCATCGGCATGTACCAGACTATGACCAAGAAGGCAGCCATCACCGTACAG CGCAAAGACTTCCCCAGCAACAGCTTttatgtggtggtggtggtgaagacCGAAGACCAAGCCTGCGGGGGCTCCCTGCCTTTCTACCCCTTTGTAGAAG ATGAACCGGTCGATCAAGGGCACCGCCAGAAAACCCTGTCAGTGCTGGTGTCTCAAGCAGTCACGT CTGAGGCATACGTCAGTGGGATGCTCTTTTGCCTGGGTATATTTCTCTCCTTTTACCTGCTGACCGTCCTACTGGCCTGCTGGGAGAACTGGAG GGAGACCCCATACTGCTCCCCACCCTGTGAGGAACCCTGGGACCAAAGGTGGAGGACAGTGGGACATCCCTGGGACATagggatgagagtggagtggagaggtagAAGGAAAAGCCAGCCCCATACGGAGGGATCCTTGTCCTGTCCCATCTGGGTGGCCTGTGGGTTCTGTCCATGCAGGCAGAAGAAGAAGACCCTGCTGGTGGCCATTGACCGAGCCTGCCCAGAAAGCG CTTCTCTCCTTG GTCACCCTCGAGTCCTGGCTGATTCTTTTCCTGGCAGTTCCCCTTATGAGGGTTACAACTATGGCTCCTTTG AGAATGTTTCTGGATCTACTGATGGTCTGGTTGACAGCGCTGGCACTGGGGACCTCTCTTACGGTTACCAGG GCCGCTCCTTTGAGTCTGTGGGTACTCGGCCCCGAGTGGACTCCATGAGCTCTGTGGAGGAGGATGACTACGACACATTGACTGACATCGATTCCGACAAGAATGTCATTCGCACCAAG CAATACCTCTATGTGGCTGATCTGGCACGGAAGGACAAGCGTGTTCTGCGGAAAAAGTACCAGATCTACTTCTG GAACATCGCCACCATTGCTGTCTTCTATGCTCTTCCTGTGGTGCAGCTGGTGATCACCTACCAGACG GTGGTGAATGTCACAGGGAATCAGGACATCTGCTACTACAACTTCCTCTGCGCCCACCCACTGGGCAATCTCAG CGCCTTCAACAACATCCTCAGCAACCTGGGGTACATCCTGCTGGGGCTGCTTTTCCTGCTCATCATCCTGCAACGGGAGATCAACCACAACCGGGCCCTGCTGCGCAACGACCTCTATGCCTTG GAATGTGGGATCCCCAAACACTTTGGGTTGTTCTACGCCATGGGCACAGCCCTGATGATGGAGGGGCTGCTCAGTGCTTGCTATCATGTGTGCCCCAACTATACCAATTTCCAGTTCG ACACATCGTTCATGTACATGATCGCTGGACTCTGCATGTTGAAGCTGTACCAGAAGCGGCACCCAGACATCAATGCCAGTGCCTACAGTGCCTACGCCTGCCTGGCCATCGTCATCTTCTTCTCTGTGCTGGGCGTG GTCTTTGGCAAAGGGAACACAGCATTCTGGATCGTCTTCTCCATCATTCACATCATCGCCACCCTGCTCCTCAGCACGCAGCTCTATTACATGGGCCGCTGGAAACTGG ACTCGGGGATCTTCCGCCGCATCCTCCACGTGCTCTACACAGACTGCATCCGGCAGTGCAGCGGGCCGCTCTACGTG GACCGCATGGTGCTGCTGGTCATGGGCAACGTCATCAACTGGTCGCT GGCTGCCTATGGGCTTATCATGCGCCCCAATGATTTCGCCTCCTACTTGTTGGCCATTGGCATCTGCAACCTGCTCCTTTACTTCGCCTTCTACATCATCATGAAG CTCCGGAGTGGGGAGAGGATCAAGCTCATCCCCCTGCTCTGCATCGTTTGCACCTCCGTGGTCTGGGGCTTcgccctcttcttcttcttccagggACTCAGCACCTGGCAG AAAACCCCTGCGGAGTCGAGGGAGCACAACCGGGACTGCATCCTCCTTGACTTCTTTGACGACCATGACATCTGGCACTTCCTCTCCTCCATCGCCATGTTCGGGTCCTTCCTG GTGTTGCTGACACTGGATGACGACCTGGATACTGTGCAGCGGGACAAGATCTATGTCTTCTAG